From a single Fusarium fujikuroi IMI 58289 draft genome, chromosome FFUJ_chr03 genomic region:
- a CDS encoding probable glycerone kinase isoform has protein sequence MSAKHFVNDPTHLVSSALHSLTLTNPSLALDPDFKVIYRRPDSNAKAQVSIISGGGSGHEPSFAGMVGQGMLSAAVAGTIFASPSAEQIRTAITSRVDTSKGVLVTVMNYTGDVLNFGMAVEKAKAAGLEVKMVVVGDDVGVGRAKAGKVGRRGIAGTVLVHKISGALAALGKPLDQVVKYAQLTADNLVSVGASLEHVHVPGRKADAEGSLAADEVELGMGIHNEPGSGREKAELPDLVSKMLKQLLDTTDKDRAFVNVDSIEVVLMINNLGGVSVLELGGITAEVVSQLESNYSIWPVRILSGTFMTSLNGLGFSISLLNVVSPDFEAPSMIELLDAPSEVVGWSAPVQASTWEAKNTNARTGRAGAAGDIKSSGLKTDPSTAQEALKKGLQKVIDAEPEVTHYDTIVGDGDCGIGLKRGAEAILKHIDEQPLTGDVVVDLSSIVTIVETAMDGTSGALYAIFLNALVHALRELSPGTASPEIWARALKMSSDALAKYTPARPGDRTLVDALHPFVEALNQTGDVKKAASAALEGANKTKGMQASLGRTVYIGGSGYQEVPDPGAWGLASFFLGLSS, from the exons ATGTCAGCCAAACACTTTGTCAACGATCCAACCCACCTTGTCTCCTCAGCTCTCCATAGTCTCACCCTCACCAATCCGTCACTCGCCCTAGATCCAGACTTTAAAGTCATCTATCGTCGTCCTGATTCCAATGCCAAAGCACAAGTATCCATTATCTCAGGAGGTGGCTCCGGCCATGAGCCCTCATTCGCCGGCATGGTCGGCCAAGGCATGCTCTCCGCAGCTGTAGCTGGAACCATCTTCGCATCTCCCTCTGCAGAACAAATACGTACAGCAATCACCTCTCGTGTCGATACATCAAAAGGCGTCCTGGTCACCGTAATGAACTATACCGGTGACGTCCTCAACTTTGGTATGGCTGTTgaaaaggccaaggctgcagGGCTTGAGGTTAAGATGGTGGTTGTTGGCgacgatgttggtgttggtcgTGCAAAAGCCGGAAAAGTCGGTCGCCGTGGAATCGCAGGTACAGTTCTCGTTCACAAAATCTCAGGTGCCCTCGCAGCTCTAGGAAAGCCACTTGATCAGGTTGTCAAATATGCACAACTGACAGCAGACAACCTCGTCAGCGTGGGCGCCAGTCTCGAACATGTGCATGTTCCTGGGCGAAAGGCCGATGCAGAGGGCAGTCTTGCGGCAGACGAGGTGGAGCTGGGAATGGGTATTCACAATGAACCCGGCTCTGGCCGTGAGAAGGCTGAATTACCTGATCTCGTAAGTAAAATGCTCAAGCAATTACTCGACACCACAGACAAGGATCGAGCTTTTGTGAACGTTGACTCCATAGAAGTTGTTCTCATGATCAACAACCTGGGAGGAGTCAGCGTTCTTGAGCTGGGCGGCATCACTGCAGAAGTTGTGAGTCAGCTTGAGTCAAATTACAGTATCTGGCCCGTGAGAATACTCAGTGGAACTTTCATGACCAGTCTGAACGGTCTCGGCTTCAGCATTTCCCTTCTTAATGTGGTGTCTCCTGATTTCGAAGCTCCGAGCATGATTGAATTGCTTGATGCTCCCAGTGAGGTGGTTGGATGGTCCGCACCCGTTCAGGCCAGCACCTGGGAAGCCAAGAATACCAATGCAAGAACCGGCCGTGCTGGTGCTGCAGGGGATATCAAGTCTAGTGGTCTAAAAACAGACCCCAGTACCGCGCAAGAAGCACTGAAGAAAGGCCTGCAAAAAGTCATTGATGCCGAACCAGAGGTCACCCACTACGATACTATCGTCGGAGATGGTGATTGTGGAATCGGGTTGAAACGAGGCGCTGAAG CAATCCTTAAGCACATTGATGAGCAGCCCCTTACCGGCGACGTTGTCGTGGATCTCTCATCAATCGTAACAATCGTGGAAACAGCCATGGATGGAACCTCTGGAGCTCTATatgccatcttcctcaacgcCCTGGTTCATGCCCTTCGTGAGCTGTCACCCGGCACAGCCTCGCCCGAAATCTGGGCCAGGGCCCTCAAAATGAGTAGCGATGCTTTGGCTAAGTACACGCCTGCTCGCCCTGGAGATCGGACGTTGGTCGACGCCCTTCATCCTTTCGTGGAAGCTCTTAACCAGACAGGAGATGTCAAGAAGGCAGCTAGCGCAGCACTGGAGGGGGCTAACAAGACCAAGGGTATGCAAGCCAGCCTGGGTCGGACAGTCTATATCGGAGGCAGTGGCTATCAGGAGGTTCCCGATCCTGGAGCCTGGGGGTTGGCCAGCTTCTTCCTGGGCTTGAGCAGTTAA
- a CDS encoding related to ammecr1 protein — MATRDHCLLCFEALEAHLTHRKALTLEEIQESSASASDSEPVAPKTLDDPSLRHLAIPDASTSSSSSSTSLGASTPATSTSSLPIPPTSAPLFVTWNTMEDGEPVLRGCIGTFEAQDLAEGIPEYALISALQDTRFSPIRKSELPTLQVAVTLLTDFEEVDDIFDWEIGVHGIRLSFYDRGRRYGSTYLPDVASEQGWTKEETLFSLIRKAGWTGSRGRWKDLDLKVTRYQGKKTTLEYADYRKWIDEA; from the coding sequence ATGGCTACCAGAGATCACTGCCTACTATGCTTTGAGGCGCTAGAAGCTCACCTCACCCATCGGAAGGCTCTGACTTTGGAAGAGATTCAAGAATCTTCAGCCTCCGCCTCAGATTCAGAGCCTGTTGCTCCAAAGACCCTAGACGATCCCAGTCTTCGACATCTGGCGATCCCTGATGCTAgcacttcatcttcttcctcttcgacCTCGCTAGGTGCTTCCACACCTGCCACGAGtacctcttctcttcctatTCCCCCAACATCTGCCCCTCTATTCGTGACATGGAATACGATGGAGGATGGCGAGCCCGTGCTCCGCGGTTGTATCGGCACatttgaagctcaagatctggcTGAGGGTATCCCGGAATATGCCCTTATCTCTGCCCTTCAAGACACTCGCTTCTCCCCAATTAGAAAGTCCGAATTGCCTACGCTCCAAGTCGCAGTCACACTCCTGACCGATTTTGAAGAAGTCGATGACATTTTCGACTGGGAAATTGGCGTTCACGGCATTCGACTCTCATTCTACGATCGTGGCCGCCGTTATGGCTCAACGTACCTCCCAGACGTAGCCTCCGAGCAGGGATGGACTAAAGAAGAAACACTCTTCAGTCTCATCCGCAAGGCGGGGTGGACTGGTAGCCGAGGACGCTGGAAAGACTTGGACCTCAAGGTCACACGCTAccagggcaagaaaactACTCTGGAGTACGCTGATTACAGGAAGTGGATTGATGAGGCGTGA
- a CDS encoding related to GTPase Ras2p, with the protein MTAPTQTPVPISITICGDGGCGKSSITLRLVRSQWTSDYDPTIEDSYSVTRRIDGVTYHLSLTDTAGQEEYRGMWASSNLGADAFLLVYDITSKDSLDALQHFNELIDMEAETRLDNADRARRAGLRSGHDTRSRTIPPVKLVAGNKCDLQESRQVPAAQGLEWARKRGCGFMETSARLEVNIEETFALVVRRVVEARRLADTGPDAAEFNARGMTKPLTPLPTDSDTEKRAVGVRGPNLQDDRVGGKKDNGFWKSLRCW; encoded by the coding sequence ATGACGGCTCCGACACAGACACCTGTTCCCATATCTATCACGATCTGCGGCGACGGCGGATGCGGAAAGTCCTCCATTACACTGCGCCTAGTTCGCTCGCAATGGACTTCAGACTATGACCCGACTATTGAGGACTCATATAGCGTGACGCGCCGCATCGATGGTGTTACTTACCACCTATCTCTTACCGACACAGCTGGCCAGGAGGAGTACCGCGGCATGTGGGCTTCCTCAAACCTCGGCGCCGATGCTTTTCTCCTCGTCTACGATATCACATCCAAGGACTCCCTGGATGCCCTGCAGCATTTTAATGAACTTATCGATATGGAGGCAGAAACTCGTCTTGACAATGCCGATCGCGCACGCCGTGCTGGTCTGCGCTCAGGTCACGATACGCGCTCCCGCACCATCCCTCCTGTCAAGCTCGTAGCCGGCAACAAGTGCGATCTGCAAGAGAGCAGACAAGTCCCTGCAGCTCAGGGTCTTGAATGGGCCCGAAAGCGCGGCTGTGGATTCATGGAGACGAGTGCGCGCCTAGAAGTCAACATCGAAGAGACCTTTGCATTGGTTGTGCGCCGGGTGGTTGAGGCTCGACGACTTGCTGATACAGGTCCGGACGCAGCAGAGTTTAATGCCCGCGGTATGACGAAACCGCTGACGCCTCTCCCGACCGATAGCGACACCGAGAAGCGCGCGGTTGGAGTGCGAGGACCGAATCTTCAGGACGACAGGGTGGGAGGGAAGAAGGATAACGGCTTTTGGAAGAGCCTGCGATGCTGGTGA
- a CDS encoding related to POL12 (DNA-directed DNA polymerase alpha), protein MADEIESRFSPNKPLEPDVLSELESIIRLHGLSVEDLFFKWESYCIKLDLDAQALSLELLRNLKQSIQDELENSHRKVQVKTERKVANTPRGIAKGDNVFGMLDGLVPSTPASGAKLNRGAASGSAVKRKTETPKGLMSSPATGMSEQLKSLNGLPPTSFSDRANPGETVEILNDRLNAAEPPIAPFAEPRVKLTAASDQKKLGYKPLAMKLSEASEILDDRIDNFMALIQQHHKIDENEFGSAAAQSTTEVVAVGRIASDSSEGKLNAASLVLETSRRTGMGLRVPLKMDNIRSWSFFPGQIVGFRGANASGNEFVVKEVLEVPLLPSAASSPSALEGHRERFRGGPDAMDEDSEPAPLSILYASGPYTADDNLDFEPLHALCSQAGDTYADALVLTGPFLDIDHPLIATGDFDLPEEANFDPDTATMATVFKYLVAPAFNRLAASNPQITIILVPSVRDVLSKHVSWPQDSIPRKELGLPKMVRIVTNPMTLSINELVLGVSSQDILSQLRSEEIVSRGGGQPGTDLMSRLCRYLVEQRHYFPLFPPTDRSKLPKTGTEDGLATGAGLDLSYLELGEMVNVRPDVMVVPSLLPPFAKVVESVLLINPGYLSKRRGAGTYARMTLYPPPVSNGSGEDMMGHQIYDRARVEIVRI, encoded by the exons ATGGCGGACGAAATTGAAAGCCGGTTCTCCCCCAATAAGCCGCTTGAGCCTGATGTCCTCAGCGAACTAGAATCCATTATACGCCTTCATGGCCTCTCGGTCGAGGATCTCTTTTTCAAGTGGGAGTCGTATTGTATAAAACTGGATCTTGATGCTCAGGCCCTAAGTCTCGAACTTCTTAGGAACCTCAAGCAGAGCATCCAAGATGAGCTCGAAAACAGCCATCGAAAAGTCCAGGTCAAGACCGAGAGAAAGGTCGCCAATACACCGAGAGGCATAGCAAAGGGCGACAATGTTTTTGGGATGTTAGATGGGCTTGTTCCCAGCACTCCAGCGTCGGGGGCAAAGTTGAATAGGGGTGCTGCGAGTGGCAGTGCTGTTAAGAGAAAGACGGAGACGCCTAAAGGGTTGATGAGCTCGCCAGCGACAGGTATGAGCGAGCAGCTCAAGTCGTTGAATGGACTACC GCCCACATCATTCAGTGATCGAGCAAATCCAGGAGAGACTGTTGAAATTCTCAACGATCGCCTCAATGCCGCCGAACCACCGATTGCACCCTTTGCCGAGCCTCGAGTAAAGCTCACAGCCGCCTCAGATCAAAAGAAGCTGGGATACAAGCCATTGGCCATGAAACTCTCCGAGGCCAGCGAAATCCTCGACGACCGGATCGATAACTTCATGGCTCTTATACAGCAACATCATAAGATCGATGAGAACGAGTTCGGCAGTGCCGCTGCGCAAAGTACAACTGAGGTCGTTGCTGTTGGCCGCATCGCTTCTGACTCCTCAGAAGGAAAACTAAATGCGGCGTCACTGGTACTGGAAACCTCCAGACGAACAGGAATGGGCTTGCGGGTACCCCTAAAAATGGACAACATCCGCTCATGGAGCTTTTTCCCTGGCCAAATCGTAGGTTTCCGGGGTGCCAACGCCTCAGGAAATGAATTTGTCGTGAAGGAGGTTCTCGAGGTCCCTCTACTTCCCAGTGCTGCCTCTTCGCCCTCCGCACTCGAGGGGCATCGTGAGAGGTTCCGTGGTGGCCCTGATGCTATGGACGAAGATTCAGAACCTGCACCTCTGAGCATTCTCTACGCCTCTGGTCCTTACACTGCTGACGATAATCTCGATTTTGAGCCACTTCATGCGCTGTGCAGTCAAGCAGGGGATACTTATGCAGATGCGCTTGTCCTTACAGGACCGTTCCTCGATATCGACCATCCCCTTATTGCCACGGGAGATTTCGATCTTCCAGAAGAGGCAAACTTTGACCCCGATACAGCTACTATGGCAACagtatttaaataccttGTTGCTCCCGCTTTCAACCGCCTTGCAGCCTCCAACCCGCAGATCACCATCATCCTTGTCCCGTCCGTCCGCGACGTATTGTCAAAACATGTCTCATGGCCTCAAGACTCGATTCCTCGTAAGGAACTCGGCCTTCCCAAAATGGTCCGCATTGTCACAAACCCTATGACTCTTTCGATCAACgaacttgtccttggtgtcTCATCGCAGGATATCCTGTCCCAGCTCCGCTCGGAAGAGATTGTGTCTCGTGGTGGTGGACAACCTGGAACTGATCTAATGAGTCGGTTGTGTCGGTACCTAGTTGAGCAGCGACATTACTTCCCGCTGTTTCCTCCTACAGATCGCTCTAAGCTACCTAAAACTGGCACGGAAGATGGTTTGGCTACTGGGGCTGGTTTAGACTTGAGCTATCTTGAACTAGGAGAGATGGTGAATGTCAGGCCAGATGTCATGGTTGTACCTAGTTTGCTACCTCCATTTGCAAAA GTCGTCGAGAGTGTCCTCCTTATCAATCCTGGCTACCTTTCTAAGCGCCGCGGCGCAGGTACCTATGCACGAATGACATTATACCCTCCCCCAGTATCAAATGGAAGCGGcgaagacatgatgggcCATCAAATATACGATCGTGCTCGCGTAGAGATTGTCAGAATATAG
- a CDS encoding related to enoyl-CoA-hydratase: MSFRTLTVRACASANVANRSSPRIFNMVQQSKILSSSLGARQLSSEATNIREKRGDSSNDVVFESKYGLRTVMLNRPKKLNSLDASMIRKIVPRLIEWEKSDLANVVVMKGAGEKALCAGGDVTALAHLNSESEDGWQKSAQYFALEYKLDHYIATYKKPYIAFMDGITMGGGVGLSAHAPFRIATEKTVFAMPETTIGFFPDVGASFFLPRMNGSVGTFLALTSERLTGPNVFYSGIATHYLHSTSLPDLEARLAELRFRDSDGLPERLALINRTLEEFCTGLPYDQPITLSGEIRKAIDRCFNKHTISEIIAALQAERGPTEEWAQKQLKTLHKRSPTAVHVALRQMRVGGEWDIAQTFKREHQIATKFMQHPDFTEGVSALLIRKEAPKWQPESLEAIGGTNVAKPFFEYDSNNELALFTDRTFKEYPHRELGVPSEKEVEQTLSRGTYTQEQLANKIVSSRNGRQGIAEVAREIIARKTAVDDQGKAVWMADESLPGSRL; this comes from the exons ATGTCATTTCGAACTTTGACAGTCCGAGCTTGTGCCTCAGCTAATGTTGCAAACCGGAGCTCACCAAGAATCTTCAATATGGTCCAGCAATCAAAGATTCTGAGCTCCTCGCTCGGTGCACGACAG CTTTCATCCGAAGCCACCAACATCCGAGAAAAGCGAGGCGATAGTTCAAATGATGTAGTTTTCGAGAGCAAGTATGGCCTACGAACCGTCATGCTCAACCGgccaaagaagctcaacTCACTCGATGCCTCGATGATCCGAAAGATTGTGCCCCGACTAATCGAATGGGAAAAGTCCGATCTCGCCAATGTTGTCGTTATGAAGGGTGCTGGCGAAAAGGCCCTCTGCGCTGGAGGTGACGTTACTGCGCTCGCCCACCTCAACTCGGAGAGTGAGGACGGTTGGCAGAAATCAGCACAGTACTTTGCCCTCGAATATAAGCTGGACCACTACATTGCGACATACAAGAAGCCCTATATCGCTTTCATGGATGGTATCACTATGGGAGGCGGTGTTGGTTTGAGTGCCCATGCTCCTTTCAGAATCGCGACCGAGAAGACCGTCTTTGCCATGCCCGAGACTACAATTGGATTCTTCCCCGATGTCGGCGCTTCATTCTTCCTTCCTCGAATGAACGGATCTGTCGGGACTTTCCTTGCGCTTACCAGCGAGCGACTCACTGGCCCCAACGTCTTCTACTCGGGCATTGCCACCCACTACCTGCATTCAACCAGCTTGCCTGATCTAGAGGCACGTCTAGCCGAACTGCGGTTCCGGGACAGCGACGGTTTGCCTGAACGACTGGCACTCATCAACCGAACTCTTGAAGAATTCTGTACCGGTCTTCCATATGACCAGCCCATAACCTTGAGCGGCGAGATTCGTAAGGCAATCGACCGATGCTTTAACAAGCACACCATCAGTGAGATCATTGCTGCCTTGCAGGCTGAGCGGGGTCCAACTGAGGAGTGGGCgcagaagcagctcaagactCTACACAAGCGATCACCTACAGCTGTGCATGTGGCTCTTCGCCAGATGCGTGTGGGTGGTGAGTGGGACATCGCTCAGACATTTAAGAGGGAGCACCAGATTGCGACCAAGTTCATGCAGCATCCCGACTTCACCGAGGGTGTATCAGCGCTGCTCATCCGAAAGGAGGCGCCCAAGTGGCAGCCTGAGTCTCTCGAGGCCATTGGGGGCACAAACGTGGCCAAGCCCTTCTTTGAGTACGACTCCAATAATGAACTAGCCCTGTTCACCGATCGCACATTCAAGGAATACCCTCACCGGGAACTTGGTGTGCCATCCGAGAAAGAGGTCGAGCAGACTCTGTCAAGGGGTACATATACCCAAGAGCAGTTGGCCAACAAAATTGTGTCGTCGCGCAACGGTCGCCAAGGCATTGCTGAGGTCGCCAGAGAGATTATCGCCCGCAAGACGGCAGTGGACGACCAAGGCAAGGCAGTTTGGATGGCGGATGAGTCGCTCCCTGGAAGCCGACTGTAA
- a CDS encoding related to glutamic acid decarboxylase, translated as MTVTNGRNGNPSITTLHRAEEVNDLIDAVKGLIVPYIKAADDAAAERATGDLRPSSAGVKNNVLVDFQKPQELAQRLKFSLPNSGQGKEGLLETIQQVLQNSVNTWDQGFLDKLYASTNAVGVVSDMILSVLNTNLHVFQVSPALTIIEKTTAKTLAHLFGFTGSRAGGISCQGGSASNLTSLVVARNTLFPECRASGNGSHDFVVFTSAHGHYSVEKSAMICGLGSNSVWPVPVDEFGCMRPDALRELVVRARDEGKTPLYVNSTAGTTVMGSYEPFEEISRICKEFGLWMHIDASWGGPAIFSSKQKHKLNGAHLADSLTVNPHKMMNVPVTCSFLLGPDMNIFNKANSTAAGYLFHTSDGGDIWDLADLTLQCGRRGDSLKLALAWIYYGAAGFENQIDHAFEQAEYLASLLKQSDNFVLVSQDPPPCLQVCFYYSPRRNLSDNKEENTLRTKIMVEKMILRGYMVDYAPGPKGSFFRVVVNCQTLPGTVEGLVKGLEEVGRQ; from the exons ATGACTGTAACCAACGGCCGCAATGGGAACCCCTCCATAACCACCCTCCATAGGGCTGAAGAAGTAAACGAT CTCATCGATGCTGTGAAGGGTCTCATTGTTCCTTACATCAAGGCTGCGGATGATGCCGCAGCAGAGCGTGCCACAGGGGATCTTCGCCCCAGTTCAGCTGGTGTCAAGAACAATGTCCTGGTAGACTTTCAAAAACCACAAGAGCTTGCTCAGCGACTCAAGTTTTCCTTGCCAAATTCGGGTCAAGGTAAGGAGGGGTTGTTGGAGACTATCCAGCAAGTTCTTCAGAACAGTGTCAATACTTGGGATCAGGGCTTCCTTGATAAGCTGTATGCAAGCACGAACGCA GTCGGTGTGGTGTCAGATATGATACTTTCAGTGCTAAACACCAAT CTCCATGTCTTTCAAGTTTCTCCCGCCCTCACCATTATTGAAAAAACCACTGCAAAGACTCTGGCACACTTGTTTGGTTTCACCGGATCAAGAGCAGGGGGTATCTCCTGTCAGGGAGGAAGCGCCTCAAACTTGACTTCCCTGGTCGTTGCCCGGAACACCTTGTTCCCAGAATGTAGAGCTTCCGGCAACGGTAGCCACGATTTCGTCGTTTTTACAAGTGCTCACGGGCATTACTCAGTTGAGAAGAGTGCCATGATCTGTGGTCTGGGTTCAAACAGCGTCTGGCCTGTGCCTGTGGATGAGTTTGGGTGCATGAGGCCGGATGCCCTGAGGGAGCTAGTCGTCCGTGCAAGGGATGAAGGCAAGACACCCCTTTATGTGAACTCGACGGCTGGAACCACTGTCATGGGCTCATATGAGCCGTTTGAGGAGATTTCCAGAATTTGCAAGGAGTTTGGCCTCTGGATGCATATCGATGCAAGCTGGGGAGGCCCTGCTATCTTTTCGTCGAAACAAAAGCATAAGCTCAATGGCGCCCATCTGGCCGATTCATTGACAGTGAACCCTCATAAGATGATGAACGTTCCCGTCACATGCTCGTTCCTCCTCGGACCAGATATGAACATAttcaacaaggccaacagcACCGCAGCGGGCTATTTGTTCCATACCAGCGATGGCGGTGATATCTGGGATCTTGCGGATCTAACCCTGCAGTGCGGTCGCCGCGGTGACAGTCTTAAGCTTGCTTTGGCCTGGATATACTATGGTGCTGCAGGTTTTGAGAACCAGATCGACCACGCCTTTGAGCAGGCTGAATACCTTGCCAGTCTCCTCAAACAGAGTGACAACTTTGTGCTTGTATCGCAAGACCCTCCCCCTTGTTTGCAAGTTTGCTTCTACTACTCGCCCAGGAGAAATCTGTCTGATAACAAGGAGGAGAACACACTCCGAACCAAGATTATGGTCGAGAAGATGATCCTCAGAGGCTACATGGTTGATTATGCCCCTGGTCCAAAGGGCAGCTTCTTCCGTGTTGTGGTCAACTGCCAAACTCTGCCAGGGACAGTTGAGGGCCTTGTTAAgggtcttgaagaagttgggCGCCAATAA
- a CDS encoding probable small nuclear ribonucleoprotein chain D2, with protein sequence MSTDPKIQELLSKSRNELTEYEIAQLEEHEFSAGPLSILQTAVRSHVQVLISIRNNRKLLARVKAFDRHCNMVLENVKEMWTETPRLANGKKGRPVNKDRFISKMFLRGDSVILVLLS encoded by the exons ATGTCGACGGACCCCAAGATTCA GGAGCTTCTCAGCAAGTCGCGCAATGAACTCAC TGAGTACGAGATTGCCCAGCTAGAGGAACACGAGTTCTCTGCCGGCCCTCTATCTATCCTTCAGACCGCCGTTCGATCGCACGTGCAAGTGCTCATCTCCATCCGCAACAACCGCAAGCTCCTTGCGCGTGTCAAAGCCTTCGATCGCCATTGCAATATGGTGCTGGAGAATGTAAAGGAGATGTGGACAGAGACCCCTCGGCTAGCAAACGGGAAGAAGGGCCGCCCGGTGAACAAGGATAGATTCATCAGCAAGAT GTTCCTACGAGGCGATAGCGTCATTTTGGTTCTTCTCAGCTAA
- a CDS encoding related to microfibril-associated protein, with translation MPPKRMTANPVKPARYRAGKPTGVESDSDSDASENEESNEPALPPPPKATSAGKISSGNLGKVDLNARRKEAEAAEERRLAKEKAERLAAEEGFVTEEDEESEEDEDEDEEEESESEEESSEDEAPRRLMIRPKFVPKSQRGNAKTPAQEEEEARQAEEEARKKAADELVEEQIKKDLAARAAGKKHWDDDENEDSDVDTTDGLDPEAEEAAWRVRELKRLKRARAIIEEREKELAEVERRRNLTEEERQAEDEAFLAQQKEEKEGKGKMSFMQRYLHKGAFYQDEMKAAGLDKRDIMGSRIQDDVRNREALPEYLQRRDMAKLGRKGATKYRDMRTEDTGRWGDIGDGRKRDGGRFEEDERFRPDDDRFRRDERSAGGANAIPLGDRKRDDRNERDHGHRDRRDRDRDSYRSKDDGQSRRGSRSRSRSPRRENDRDDYRRRKRSTSHDDERYESDKRRRVDAR, from the coding sequence ATGCCACCCAAAAGAATGACAGCAAACCCGGTGAAACCAGCGCGTTATCGCGCTGGTAAGCCCACAGGAGTAGAATCTGACTCAGATTCTGACGCGAGCGAAAACGAGGAGTCTAACGAGCCAGCGCTTCCACCTCCACCGAAAGCGACCAGCGCGGGTAAAATTTCATCAGGCAACCTAGGAAAAGTCGACCTCAACGCTCGGAGGAAAGAAGCGGAAGCTGCCGAAGAACGGAGACTTGCTAAGGAAAAAGCCGAGCGCCTAGCTGCAGAGGAAGGTTTCGTGacagaggaggatgaagaaagtgaagaggatgaagacgaggatgaggaggaggaaagcGAATCCGAAGAAGAGAGCAGCGAGGATGAAGCGCCACGAAGATTAATGATTCGGCCCAAATTCGTACCAAAAAGCCAAAGAGGAAACGCCAAGACCCCCGcgcaagaagaggaagaagcacgacaggccgaagaagaggccCGCAAGAAAGCCGCTGACGAGCTCGTGGAAGAgcaaataaaaaaggatctTGCCGCTCGCGCAGCAGGCAAAAAGCActgggatgacgatgagaacGAGGACTCGGATGTGGATACAACAGACGGACTAGATCCagaggctgaagaagcagcttggCGCGTTCGCGAACTCAAACGTCTGAAGCGCGCCCGCGCTATCATCGAAGAGCGCGAAAAGGAGCTTGCAGAAGTTGAGCGTCGACGTAACCTGACTGAGGAGGAAAGACAAGCCGAAGACGAGGCGTTCCTGGCGCAAcagaaagaggaaaaggaaggCAAGGGCAAAATGTCATTCATGCAGCGTTATCTACACAAGGGAGCATTCTACCAGGACGAGATGAAAGCAGCTGGTCTGGATAAGCGAGACATCATGGGCAGTCGTATCCAGGACGACGTGCGGAACCGTGAGGCACTTCCCGAATACCTGCAGCGTCGCGACATGGCCAAGCTGGGCCGCAAAGGTGCAACAAAGTACAGGGACATGCGCACCGAGGACACAGGCCGATGGGGAGATATCGGCGATGGCCGAAAGAGGGACGGCGGACGattcgaggaagatgagcgTTTCAGACCCGACGATGATAGGTTTCGCCGTGACGAACGAAGCGCAGGCGGCGCCAATGCCATTCCTCTAGGTGATCGCAAGAGAGACGACCGAAATGAAAGAGACCATGGCCATCGAGATCGAAGAGATAGGGATAGGGACTCTTACCGATCAAAAGATGATGGACAAAGTCGACGAGGATCACGGTCACGGTCACGTTCGCCACGACGCGAAAACGATAGAGATGATTACCGACGTCGTAAACGTAGTACGTCACACGATGACGAGCGGTATGAGAGCGACAAAAGACGCAGGGTGGATGCCAGATGA